A single uncultured Methanolobus sp. DNA region contains:
- a CDS encoding glutamate synthase-related protein — MSLGSVPLKYKISIDRDQCMKCMRCVDNCSYGVYRVEDDKILIDSRKCTACHRCISMCPRDAIMLQERPVDYRSHPLWTVEAREDVINQARTGKIILAGMGNAVDYPIIFDRLLLDACQVTNPSIDPLREPMELRTYIGKKPSKLEFTKNNGDIDLKTKLTPNLKLDTPIMVGHMSYGAISLPAQLSIAKAVAKTGTFMGTGEGGMHEAIYPYQDHSIVQIASGRFGVDIDYLERGAAIEIKVGQGAKPGIGGHLPGEKVCADVSCTRMIPLGSDAISPAPHHDIYSIEDLAQLVRSLKEATNWEKPVFVKIAAVHNVAAIAAGIARSSADAVVIDGFKGGTGAAPKVFRDNVGIPIEAAIAAVDQKLNDQGIRNEVSIIASGGIRNSGDLAKSIALGADAVYIGTASLIALGCRVCGNCYRGLCPWGIATQRPELVSRIDSDVGAENIANLIHAWTLELSELMGAAGLNSIESLRGNRERLRGYMLDQGLLDVLKIESMGA; from the coding sequence ATGAGTCTTGGTAGTGTACCACTTAAGTACAAGATCAGTATCGACCGTGACCAGTGTATGAAGTGTATGCGCTGTGTCGATAACTGTTCCTATGGCGTTTACAGAGTAGAGGATGACAAGATCCTCATTGACTCACGCAAATGTACTGCATGCCATCGCTGTATCTCAATGTGCCCAAGGGATGCTATAATGCTCCAGGAGAGGCCGGTCGACTACCGCAGTCACCCACTCTGGACAGTTGAGGCACGTGAAGATGTAATCAACCAGGCACGCACAGGAAAGATAATCCTTGCGGGAATGGGCAATGCAGTTGATTATCCGATCATATTTGACAGGCTGTTACTTGATGCATGTCAGGTGACAAACCCAAGTATCGATCCTCTGAGAGAACCAATGGAACTGAGGACATACATTGGAAAGAAGCCTTCAAAACTCGAATTTACAAAGAACAATGGTGACATTGATCTTAAGACTAAACTTACTCCAAACCTCAAACTTGACACTCCTATTATGGTCGGTCACATGAGCTATGGTGCTATCAGTCTTCCTGCACAGCTCAGTATTGCAAAGGCAGTAGCAAAGACCGGAACCTTCATGGGAACAGGTGAGGGAGGAATGCACGAGGCGATCTATCCATATCAGGACCATTCAATAGTCCAGATCGCATCAGGACGTTTCGGTGTTGATATCGACTATCTTGAGCGTGGTGCAGCCATTGAGATCAAGGTAGGTCAGGGTGCAAAGCCAGGTATTGGCGGCCACCTTCCGGGAGAGAAGGTCTGTGCAGATGTATCATGCACACGTATGATCCCTCTGGGTTCAGACGCAATAAGTCCTGCTCCTCATCATGATATTTACAGTATAGAAGACCTTGCTCAGCTTGTGCGCAGTCTCAAGGAGGCCACAAACTGGGAGAAGCCGGTCTTCGTTAAGATCGCTGCAGTACACAATGTAGCCGCAATTGCAGCAGGTATCGCAAGATCATCTGCAGATGCAGTTGTAATTGACGGTTTCAAGGGCGGTACAGGTGCAGCACCAAAGGTCTTCAGGGACAACGTAGGTATCCCAATTGAAGCAGCAATCGCTGCAGTAGACCAGAAACTCAACGACCAGGGTATCAGGAATGAGGTTTCCATCATAGCCAGTGGTGGTATACGCAACAGCGGTGACCTTGCAAAATCCATTGCACTTGGTGCTGATGCAGTTTACATTGGAACTGCCTCACTCATTGCACTTGGATGCCGTGTTTGTGGTAACTGCTACCGTGGACTCTGTCCATGGGGTATCGCAACTCAGAGACCTGAACTTGTCAGTCGTATCGACTCTGATGTCGGTGCAGAGAATATTGCAAACCTCATCCACGCATGGACACTTGAACTGAGTGAGCTCATGGGTGCAGCAGGTCTTAACAGTATAGAGAGTCTGCGCGGCAACCGTGAACGTCTGAGAGGATATATGCTTGATCAGGGATTACTTGATGTCCTCAAAATAGAGTCAATGGGGGCCTGA